The following nucleotide sequence is from Leptodactylus fuscus isolate aLepFus1 chromosome 10, aLepFus1.hap2, whole genome shotgun sequence.
ctgtgtgtatcCTCTGATGGTCAAGAAGGCTGGCCTTCTGGGTAAAGCATTTTCCACAGTCAGAACACGAAAATGGTTTCTCGCccttgtgaattctctgatgggcGACAAGATTTGGTTTATGAGTAAAGCACGAGCCGCACTCTGAGCAGATGAACGGTTTCTCTCCCGTGTGGATCCTCTGATGCTTCACCAGATCTGGTTTCCgtataaagcatttcccacagtcTGAGCATGTGAACGGTTTCTCTCCGGTGTGAATCCTCTGGTGTTTGCTCATATCAGACTTCCGGGTGAAGCATTTCCCACAATCGGGGCAAGGAAACGGTTTTTCTCTTGTATGAAATTTCTGGTGAGCAACTAGTGTGGATTTCTGGGTGAAGCATTTACCGCACTGCAGGCAGGTATGAGGCTTCTCATTGGTGTGAATCCTGTGATGGACAACTAAGTCAGATTTCTGAGTAAAGCATTTTCCACACTCATAACAGGcaaatggtttctcccctgtgtggattcTCTCATGCCTGATAAGTGTTGCTTTCTGATTGAAGGTTTTCCCACATGTATAACATGAATACTGTTTCTCTGCAACACTGAGATTCTGTTCAGATGTCAAGTTTGTATTCTTAGGAAGACGCTGTAATATGGTATTTATATGCGGCCTGCTATGTGCAGTGATGGAGTCATCTAGTAAATGTTCCCGATGATTATCTAGGGTTGAAGAGGTTTCTGTAGCTTGATGGTCTTCAAAAGATTCTTGGGCAACTTCACTATCCTCCAGTTCATCATCTGAAGATGTGGATAAGGTCCATGGGTCGTGATCTggtaaagatataaaaaaaaaaaaaaaaaaaagacttatacGCAACTTCAGGTGGAAACAGACATGACACCCACACAATAGTAAAGAAGGGACCAGCACTCTGCATTGACTGGTTGTCAGCATGTTTGGggagtagtgttgagcgaatactattcgatcgaatacctcgctcccattggaatgtgtgtaagcggccgaacaccaaatggttaagcgcagtgactatttgttgcgcttaaccccttggtgatcggtcgctaacacgcattcctatgggagtgaggtattcgttcgaatactattcactcaagaCTTTTGGGGGGCTTAAAGTAACAGCATGTCCTTAGGCTGCTGGGGATTAGTGCTCCAAACCTGGCGAAACCAAACCCTTCTGTAGCTCAGTGTGGCATATATTTCACAAAATGAGATACCTATTCTACAAATAAGAAACTAGAGTGTGGAAGTACTGGCTAATGTTAGCTCCCCCACATGAAAAATACATGATGCTCTGATAGAAGAGAAAGTGTCTTAAAGAACATGTTtagaggtggccatacacattaaataaaTGTCATTCAAACTCACAAATTTCGCCAAAATCTATTGACTACCTCATTGTATGGGTTCCTGgtgaaaatggagaaaaaaaaagcttggcTATGTTAAATTCAATAAGGGCTGAatatgggtatattcacacggaggaaaagatcgcagaaaccttttccgctgtgtgaacattccgtgtagcatcccactcctgtgtaggcccgaattAATGGGCCTACattggagcgtgtctcgagccgcggactcCGCagttgaatcagctgcagaatccacggcaagatagagcatgttgcttcttttttctgctactagctagtggaaaaaaataataaaaaaaatcgagcagctcccattgaagtcaatgggagccgttttggcaggtggattttgaggaggattccgcatcaaaatccactgccaaacaactccgtgtgaactagcccttactgttcAGCCAACAGTTATTGGTAGTGTACGGCCAGCACtactcatacacatactactCACCTTCACCAAT
It contains:
- the LOC142183210 gene encoding uncharacterized protein LOC142183210 isoform X10, whose product is MEKDKSHMTTKILNITLDIINLLTGEDYTVVKRASKDVASTSSCHVVSGARRTLRCTTILPCHSMIHDNEQKVLELANKIIQLLSEEEQSSSEENTDDDEETYMRGELQCKEEEMSRDIGEDHDPWTLSTSSDDELEDSEVAQESFEDHQATETSSTLDNHREHLLDDSITAHSRPHINTILQRLPKNTNLTSEQNLSVAEKQYSCYTCGKTFNQKATLIRHERIHTGEKPFACYECGKCFTQKSDLVVHHRIHTNEKPHTCLQCGKCFTQKSTLVAHQKFHTREKPFPCPDCGKCFTRKSDMSKHQRIHTGEKPFTCSDCGKCFIRKPDLVKHQRIHTGEKPFICSECGSCFTHKPNLVAHQRIHKGEKPFSCSDCGKCFTQKASLLDHQRIHTGEKPFLCVECGKSFTQRSILFKHQTIHTGEKPFTCCYCGKCFKLKSDIVRHQKIHTHLHR